The Nostoc sp. KVJ3 genome contains the following window.
ACACAGCAAAACTTGCAAGGAGCATCGGGCTGCAATTCTTGAAGTCCTAGAATATCTCGTGTACAATGCACCACTAGTGGTAATCGCCGACGCCCACATGGACGATGTGACAGTAGACTTCTTCCGGGCAATGCGTCCTTCATGGGAAGTACCATACATCATCAAAAATAATTGGAAAAATGGCGATCGCTTAGTTTATTGGTATGAAGGCGATAATTCTTCTGCCCTAGTCGCTCAGATTTCGGCAGCGCTGATGATGGGACAGAAGATCATGGTGGTTTCCGACTCGAAGCGCTTTATTAAGAAACTTGAACAGTCGCTCTCTATGTCGGTGCGGGTGGAAGACTCAGATGAGCAGGAGCAGGGTGTTGGGTCTTGGGTGTTGGGTGTTAGGGAAGAAAAGACAGCAGCGCCTACAACCCCATACACTTCAGATAGCAGTTTAGGGGAAAGTGTCTCACCCATAACGGGAGAAACCAGAGTACACAACTTTGCTGACCACAGTTCCCAGCCCCAGAGGGAACCCCTAGCCCCCAGACCAACTCATGGCACTACACCCCAGACCTGCAACCCCAGACCCCTAAGAGTATGGGCGATTCACTCCGAAAACTCCGGGAGTGAAGAAAATGTCGCCTTCATTAAAGACATAACTAACGCTGTAAAGAGCCTAGATGCCCTTTTAACCTCTCCTAGCTTGGGTACAGGGGTCGATATCCCTGAATATCATTTTGATGCCGTTTTTGGCGTTTTTCACGGGGTTTCCCAAACTGCTACTGAGTGCGCCCAACAACTCTGGCGCTATCGCCCAAAAGTACCAATTCACGTTTGGGTAGCACCACGACCTCCCTTTGGCTACCTTGACACCAACGCCACCAAAATCAAAGAACGGTTACTGCAAACTAATGAAATAACCGCTTTTCTGTTGCGGATTGACCGGGAAACTGGCTCTCGTGGTGCTGAGAAAGATTGGGCATTAGATGCGTACTGCCAAATCATGGCTTCTCGTCATCAATCCATTAACAATCTGCGGGCTGATTTGCGCGACTTGTTGAGTGAGATGGGCAATCAAATTATACCTATGGGTGCAGATTCGGATGATCTCGCCCAGGAGCAGTTGAAAAATGCTGCTACTGCGTTGGATGCTGCTTATTGTGCAGCTGTTGCTAAAGCTAGGGATATTTCTCCTAGTGAGTATCGCTCAAAGCAAAGTAAAGATTACCTCAAGCCGGAGGAAGTCTTTGAATGCGAGAAATTCCGCATCAAAGATGCTTACGGGATGGAGGTGACAGAATCGCTGGTAGAAAAAGATAAAAAAGGTAAATTAATTCGTTCTATTGCTTCGCTGGAAGCAATAATCTCAGAGCCATCAGGCACAATTGCTGACCCGCATACAGGTAAATTATACCCCTTACCACCAGCGATTGTGGCGGAGAAAGACCGCTTTGAGCGGTTGCACTTGCCGTTGTGTATGGACTGGGGGAATTATTCGGTTGCTTGGCTGGCTAGATCTACTTTGGGATTGCCAAATATCCTCAAACGCTTAATTGATGGAGAGGAAGTTACGGCTCATGACCCGGAATTGGTGCAAATGTCCAAGCTTGCTGTACGCTTAACACCTCACATTAAAGCGATTTTAGGGTTTACGGTTCCTGCTGACTGCAAACCTATATGGTTGTTGGGGACAATGCTAGACCAGTTGGGATTAAAACTCTCTGACCATAAAGTAGGCCCCAAGGGCAAACAAGTTAAACATTTTTTACTTTCAACGGCGGAATTGGATTTTGCTCATGCGGTAATTGCCCACCGTGCCAGTAAGCGTGCCCAAAAGGAAGAACGGGCGCGTCAAGCAGATATTGACCAACAGCGATATCAGGCTGGAATGCAGGCTAGATATGGGGTTGCACCTCCGACTGTCCCGGTATCCACCCCCCCCATAATGGTATAGGGGAACCCCCATTGGGAGGAGTGGATACTACCGAAAAACAGGGGGTGGATTCGTCCAAGGGCAATAATTCCTCCCCCAAATATGAAGTCGGTGGGGATTGGGAACCTAACGATGGGGACAGCACCCCAATTGAAACCAGCCTCCAGATGCTTCGGGAAGCGATTGTGCAGGGAGTGGAGGCGGTAAAAGCCACAATATGCCGTTGGACTTCTGAGCGACGGTGGTGTGCTGTGCTGCTGCTGGAGGAAATAGCATCAAGTGAGCTACGTAAATTGGAGCAAATGATGCCGCATTTTTATACGTTATTGAGTTGAACGTACTGTTTCGTACTTAAACTCGGACGCGAACGTTAACCGTAACCGCTTCAATTGTCGATGCGGTATAGTTTGGGCTGTTAATTTTTTAATGTACTACCATTTCAAATAATGTTTGCGACACATAAATTCTTCGCAGGGGCATTGTGAGCAATAATTGAAATACTGCCGCCAGAGAGTGCCTTTATTTAATATGACTCAGCTATCAAAAGCCAGCCGAAGTCGGATATTACCGCAGTCTAAGATAACACCTGAAGATATCCACCACCGCAAGCACAAACGCACCGAAATTGGCAAACTTTGCCGAACAATTTTTGAACGCATTCGCCCAGACCTCATCGAAAACCATTACAACTGGTTCATCGCCATCGATGCGGACAGCGAAAACTACCTTATAGACCAGAAACTAGAAGGTTTGCTACAACAAGTTCGCAATTACTACACCAACCCAGATGCCAAACTCACTATTTTTCGCCTTAACGAAACTGGAGCCTGCGGCACAATATGATCGCGGGCAGATTTGGTGACAATGGGGAGTTGTTCTTTGAAATACAACTGGTTGCAGAAGAAGGCGAGCAATTTGAAGTTGAAGCGCTGTTTGATACAGGATTTACAACAGGGTGGTTGTCAATTAATTCTCAAGACTTGGAAGCTCTTGATTGGTCAATAATTATTCCTAAAATTGAGATGCGGACAGCTCAAGGGGTAGAGTATTTTGACTTATATGAAGGGAGAGTAATTGTTGATGACAAAGAATTTATTATTCCCGTTCATGTTGGGGAGGAACTACCTGATACTTTAATGGGTTCGCTGTGGTTAGATATCATGCAGCTGGTTGTGAATAAACCGAAAGGGATTTTGACAGGGAGCAATGCGATTTTGTGAGGTCTGGTCAAAAACCAGCGATCGCTAAAAATTATATTTAAGTACAAGGTGATTTTATTTGCAAATACAATACTGACTTACACAAAAATTCATCTTGATGAGATATCTCAAAAAGATTGCTAGCAAGTCATTTGACGATTATTTCTGAAAATATCTGCAATCAGCCTTTTATACTTAGTATCAATTATGCTAAAAAATAAATTAAAGACAAGACTAAAGTATAAAATTTATCAAGCAGTTTGGGATTTGATAAAGGAATTAAAGATAGAACCACAAAAATTATCCCAACTTCCAGCTATCCATTGACAACGCAGATGTAAGATAATTTCTGCATTTTCTTTCAACCAAAATTTACTGTTACCCTTGATTCTTAAGTTGACAACTTGACGGATTAAACTCTCAATTGCCCCACTACCTATTGGTAGTTTTTGGTCTAGTATCTTAGCGTAATTTAAACGCCTTTCACGATAAGCACGTAAAAGATAATTTCTCTGTACTACCATCGTTTTACAACGTTCTCCCGTAGCTTCAAAGATAAATTCATCCATCTGCCTAATTATGGTCATTGCATTACTTTTTTTTAAAGTTCTCCGTGCTTTTTTAAACCAATTATTCCGCTCTTTATCATCATTAAAAGCTACATCAGCAAATTTATGTAGTCGCTCAGTAACATGGTAAAAATCAAATAATTGATAAGTGGCATTGGGAGATTTCAATTTCTTTAAAAGGGGAGGGATATGTTTCCAAATCCATCCAGCACCGTCAGCAATTAATAAAACTTGTTTTGCTTGACTAATTCCTAAACTAATCAGATGCATTTCTAATATTGGTAAAAATCCCTTATAATCTTCATACGTACCATCGTTGATAATAGGGATGTCCTTAGTTTTTACTTTTTTTCCCTGTTCATCAACCACATAAATTGTTACTAATTTTGGCTCAACCCATTCTCCTATAAAGCCATGCTTGTTTGTTTTGGGATTTTTTCTACCTTTTTTATTAATCCTAATTCTACTCCTGCCACCATCTACAGCAATTACAACTCTCTGGTCTTTAAGTATATTTCCATCAAGTAATTTACCTTGCTGCAAGTTAGATATTTTAGCTTGACGTAAATCAATGCCAATTTGGCCAAATTTATATGTTAATCGCTCAATCCGTTTTAAACTAATATTAATTCCCCAACTGATGAGAATTGTATGTGAAGCTTCAAAGGAACTAGCAATCGCGCCATATTGAGCTATAGTTGTCCAAACAGCAGGGGTCAAACCTTCTGACAAACCCAACCATTTTAAAAAGGGACAACATCCTTGATTGTAAATTTTACTTTTGGTCTTTGCTTTTGACTTTTTTCTTACCATATATGGTAGTTTTAGAGTAACTAAAACATTCCCAACTGTTAATATCTGCCATTTTCTATAACCGTGTCTTTGCGTCTTGCCATCCTCACAATTTCTTGTTTGAATAATCGCAGTTTGATTAGCTAACTGAGATTGGGAAAGATTATACAACAAGATGGCAATACATTGACCAGCTAAAATAAGTGCAACTTCTCTAATCTTTTCTTCTCTCTGTTTAAAAATTTGCCCATTCCATTCATTGATATTCGTCAATTCTAAAGATTTTATAACTTCCAAAGAAAAATCTGATAATGATTTACTTAAATCTAACGTTGCATATATATTTTTTTCCATTAAGGTAGATAATCCTTATCACAAAACTATTGCTACTTGAGAATCTTACCTTTTTTTATTGTCAGAAAAAGAAACTGAAAACTCGTTGTGAATCAGATCATCATTATTACAGTATAAATACTATTTATTCGGTATAAATATATTTCAATCACTGAAAAAAGGATTTAGCGATCGCACCTTTTTTGGCTGACCTCACAAAATCGCATTGCTCCCGCACCCACTACAACAAGCCAGAGACTATACCGTAGCAGTCAACAAGATGCTAGAAAAAGATTCTCTTTTGGTGCAGCAAGAAGGTAAATATCAAGGCAAGCTGATTATCCCCTACGGTTACGGCGTGGTTTTTACTAACATCAGCCGCAAAGATTTTGAGCAAAGCGAACTACCCGCAGTGTTTGAGTCACACTTAGTTATCTGCAAAGATGAGATGTATGAAAAGGTTGATGTAGGGGAATTTCAGCAACGACTTTGGGATTTATCTGCATATCAATTTGGTAAAACCCTCACTCCTCACCAAATAGATAGAATCCGTTGGCATATCTTCCCAGAATTACGCATTAGTGCCAAACAGTTATCTTTGTTTGAGTTAGACACCGAGGCCACTGAAGAATCACCGCAGTTGCAAATCCCCGACATTCTCAAAATTATGGATTTGCAGCAAGAGCAGTTGGCACGAAGTTTAGGTGATGGACATCGGGTAATTCATGGCGTGGCTGGTTCCGGGAAAACCATGATTTTAGCCTACCGTTGTCAGCATCTTGCTCAAGTCAGTAATAAACCCATTTTAGTGCTGTGTTTCAATGTTTCTCTTGCTGCCAAACTACGGCAGACTATTCAAGATAAAAACAAAGTCAGTCGCATTAAGGTGCGACACTTTCATGGCTGGTGCATGGATTTACTCAAAAAATATGACATCCCTAGACCCGACTCTAGAGAGTATCAAGGTGATGCTTATGTAGAAGAACTCGTTCAAAGAGTAATTACCGCCGTTGATGCCAAATTAATACCGGCTGGCACTTATGGCGCTGTGATGCTCGATGAGGGACACGACTTTAAACCAGAGTGGCTCAAATTAATTGCCCAAATGGTCAACCCCGAAACCAATTCCCTGCTTATTCTCTATGACGATGCCCAAAACCTCTACGGTGAAAAGCGCGACAAGAAATTTAGCTTTAAGAGTGTAGGCATTCAGGCACAGGGACGCACAACTATTTTTAAACTCAACTACCGCAACACTGCTCAAGTATTGGGGGTAGCCTATGAATTTGCTAAAGAAGTAATGCAACCCACCGAAACCCAGGATGATGACCAACAAATATTGGTAGAACCTGCTAGTGCAGGACGGCAAGGCCCCAAACCAGACCTGATCCGTTTACCCAGTTTTAAACACGAGGTAGATTACTTAGCCCAGAGAGTACAACAATTACACGAGCGAGATATCCCCTGGAACGAAATAGCAATTATCTATCGCTCCAACTTTATGGGCGATCGCATCTACAACGACTTGCAACAAGCCCAAATACCAATAGAGTGGGTAAACGCCGACAGTGACAGCCGCAACTATCACCCAGCCGAACAAAGCATTAAACTCATGACTATGCACTCCAGCAAAGGGCTAGAGTTCCCAGTGGTGTTGATTCCTGGTGTTGGTTATATGTAACGACCTGCAATACTAATCGCTCAAACCTGCAATCAAGACATTTTCAAACCAGGATTAACTGCAACTATAATTACGCTTCAGCCAGGATTAATTGCAACTGAACCAGGATTAAATGCAACCAACCTGCAATCATCCGTTTGAACCAGGATTAATTGCAACTAACCGAAAGTCCAGTCAAACTGTAGGCAAGACAGTTTTCTCAAAAAACGCCCTAATTTACAAACACGCATTATTTAAATTTCAGCCGCTTGTTTATCTGCAACTATAAGGTAAAGAAAACGGTCGTTTTTTTAACCGTTATTACCACCCAGATTGCGAATCAGAAACGGAATCAAGTTTGGTAACGAAACTCGGTAATTATATCAAAGGCAACATACGCTGTTAAGTAACGAGTATATGTACTTGTTGAGGTTCAAAGTATGTTGATAGGCTATGCCCGAATTTCAACAGATGACCAAAATCTGAACCTGCAAATGGATGCTTTGCAGCTTGCTGGTTGCGAGAAAATTTACTCCGACCGTATAAGCGGTGCAAAAGCAGCAAGACCTGGACTCTCTCTAGCATTGGAGGTAGCACGAACTGGTGATGTTTTGGTGGTATGGCGGCTCGACCGCCTGGGAAGGTCGCTCAAAGACCTGATTGAAACGATGGAAACTTTAGGCCAGCGAGGAATTGGGCTTTCTAGTTTACAAGAATCCATTACTACCACAAACAACAGTGGTAGGTTGATTTTCCATTTATTTGGCGCATTGGCGGAATTTGAACGCAACCTAATCCGCGAACGCACAACTGCTGGACTAATCGCAGCGCGTAAGCGCGGTCACAGGGGAGGAAGACCAAAAGCCCTTGACCCAGCTAAACGTCAATTAGCAGTAAAGCTTTATACCGAAAAACAACACACCATTATTGAAATATGTAAGTTGATGGGAATTTCCAAACCAACGCTCTACAACTACATTGCAGAGATAAAGACCTAACATGGTACATAAGCAAATCCCGACAGAGGCGCTCATCAATTTACGCCACCGCCTCGACGGTTTGCCTAGTCGTTGCCAAGAGCGTCGAATTCTCATTGAAGAAACAGCTGCACTGTATGGAGTGTCAACTGATACGTTATATCGGGCGTTGCGTAATTCATCACGTCCAAAATCTATAAACCGCTCAGATAGCGGGACACCCAGAAAGCTTTCACTCTCAGAAATGGAACGTTACTGCGAGGTCATCGCGGCGATGAAAATCCGTACCAGTAACAAAAAAGGGCGACATGTCTCCACAGTACGGGCGATTGAACTGTTGGAAGAATTTGGGATGGATACACCTGATGGTTTTGTCCAACCGCCTAAAGGCGCACTGACCAGAAGTACTGTTAATTATTACTTGAAAACCTGGGGATACGACACTGAACGTATGACTAGGCAACCGCCTGCGGTGCGTTTTCAGGCGAATCACAGCAATGAATGTTGGCATTTCGACCTCAGCCCATCCGATTTGAAACACGTAAAACAGCCATCATGGGTGGAACCGGGTAAGGGTAATCCACTACTGATGCTGTACAGCATTGTTGATGACCGTAGTGGCGTATGTTACCAGGAATATCACTGTGTTTATGGGGAGGATGTTGAAGCTGCATTACGTTTCTTATTTAATGCGATGACGGTGAAAACAACTGACGGATTTCCCTTTCATGGGATTCCAGAAATGATTTACACCGACAACGGACCAATTGCTAAAAGCCACGTATTTCAAAACGTGATGGATTGCCTAAGAATCAATCTTGTCACCCACATGCCTGCGGGTAAAGATGGTCGTCGGGTAACAGCTCGCTCTAAGGGTAAAGTGGAAAGACCGTTTCGGACGGTCAAAGAAGCTCACGAGACTCTGTATCACTTTCATGAACCGGAAAGCGACGTTGAAGCTAACTTGTGGTTACGCCAGTATTTGTTGCATTACAACGACAAACCACACCGCATAGAACCACATTCGCGGATAGAAGATTGGTTGCGAAATATACCCAAGTCTGGTTTACGTTCAATGTGTAGTTGGGAGCGATTCTGTAACTTTGCCCGCGAACCGCAACGTAGAAAGGTTGGTTCAGATGCCAGAGTATCAATTGAGGGCGTAGCTTACGAGGTAGAGCCAGACTTGGCAGGTGAAACCGTAGTCCTTTGGTGGGGTTTATTTGACAACGAGCTATACGTTGAGTTTAGCGATCGCCGTTACGGGCCATTTTACCCAGTTGATGGACCCATCCCACTACATCGCTATCGCAAACACAAGAAAACCAAAACCGAAGAACGGGCAGATAAAATTGCCGATTTAGCTAAAAAGTTGGGCTTGCCACGGACAGCTTTAGACAAAAACGCGGATCTACAATTTCTGGTGGATAAGTACAAGGAACTTACGCCAACCATCACACCTTTTAATGACCCCGACCCATACCAAGAATTTACTTATCCCACTGTACTGTTTGCTAAGAGGGCGATTTCCGATTATCTGGCTAAACCTTTGGCTAAATTGTCTACCGAACAGTTGGCATTCATTGATGCACTGTTAGCTGAAACTTTGAATAAAAAAGCGATTATTGAACGAGTGCGGCAATATTTCCACTCAAATAAAGGAGGGGAACACAATGCTCACTGAAGTCATGGAACACTTTCGTTTGATTAAGGAGTTTCCCAAGGCTGGGTACTACGAGACAGACCACCAAAAACAAATGTTTAAGGATATTAAATCCGCCATCCATTCCGGGAAGTTAGTTGCCATAACTGGAATTATCGGGTGCGGGAAGACGACTACTTTACGACGTTTGTTTGAGGTTTTAGAAAAAGAAGGTAAGATTCTAGTCTCAAAGTCCCTTTCTGTGGATAAAGACCGAGCGACGCTACCAACACTAATTGCTGCCTTATTCTACGATTTATCCACAGATAAAGAAATTAAAATCCCAAAAGACGGCGAAAAACGAGAACGGGAACTGCGCGACCTGATTAGAAAAGGTAAAAAGCCCGTGGCGCTGTTTGTGGATGAGGCTCACGACTTACATTACAGTACTTTGACGGGACTCAAACGTTTAATTGAGGTAGTTGAAGATGGTGGTGGCACACTTTCAGTGGTATTAGCTGGTCATCCCAAACTGAAAAATGATTTACGCCGTCCAACTATGGAAGAAATTGGATATCGAGCAACGGTCTTCTCTTTGGAGGGTATTGTTGGTAGCCAGCGAGAATATATTGAATGGTTAGTATCTAAATGCATTGTTGAAGATACTCAAATAAGTGATATCTTGTCGGCGGAAGCCATTGAGCTACTTGCCATGCGCTTGAGGACACCACTGCAAATCGAGCAACATTTGACACTCGCTTTCGAGGCTGCATACCTCTTTGGGGAAAAACCTGTTACTACGGCGATTATTGAATCCGTTTTATCTAAGCAAATTGACGACTTAGAACCCACCTTAACCCGTCATGGTTATGACGTGAGGAGCTTGGCAGAACAGTTTAATGCTAAACCTGCTGAAATTAAATTGCTGTTTCGCGGACAACTTGACCCAGCGCGATCGCGTGAGTTGCAGGAACAAATGCTGGCGGCGGGGCTGCCGCTCTGAGTGGATTGAAAACGATTGGGAAAATGGAAGTATTTATAGTTGCAAATAATCCTGGCTGAAACCGATGATTGCAGGTTGGTTGCATTTAATCCTGGCTCAGTTGCAAATAATCCTGGCTGAAGCGTAATTATAGTTGCAAATAATCCTGGTTTGAAAATGTCTTGATTGCAGGTTTGAGCGATTAGTATTGCAGGTCGTTACAGTTATATGCCCCATCAATACAACACACCAGAAGAAGAAGCACGACTATTGTATGTTGCAATGACACGGGCAATTGAGCAGTTGATTCTGACTTGCGATCGCTCCTCAGAATTTACCACTCGTTTGGAGGCAGTATTAGGTAAAGTAATTTGATTAGCGATCGCCCCACCTAATTCTTAGAGGATGCATGGCGATCGCTAATCAAGAGAGGAAAAGTTAAGGATGCGTAGTTTACCAATCGCGCTCAAGCGGGGATTGCGCTCCCAAATTCTTAGAGGAAACTTCGAGCAATGGCGCGAAGCACGCAGGCGATCGCACTGGTTTCTTAGAGGAAAAAAAGTTAATACTGCGTAGTTTGCAGCCGTTGGCATCGCCCCAATCAAGCGAACGCGAGTAGTGTTAATCAAATCTCGTTATTTACCTAGAATCTTTAATAAAGCCTGCCGATAAATATTTATTCCCTCATTATTTAAATGAGCGCCATCTTCTGAACTTAAATCATCTTTCAAAGCCTGATTCTCATTTAATGATTGAACCTCTTGTAGTTCCAATGGTATATGATTTTTAATTGCAACTTGATTCATCACAGTATTGATTTGCTCTACCCGAAGATTTGTTGCGGAAATACTTGGATCTTTACTAGCGGTAACTGTTGAGTAAAAAGCGGGAATTAAGAATATTTGATTACTCCCAAGGCTTCGCACTAAGGAAATTGAATCTTGGAGTTTGTTCGCAAATAAGGAATCACTTAATCCATACCAGGCATCATTCCCTCCAATCGCAATCACAGCTTTTTCGCATTTAATTTTAGTTGGAATGAGAAGTTTTAGTTGTTCAACAAGTGAAATCCCGCTTATCCCATTTAAGGCAAAATTAAAAGTACCTTTCCCCAGAGTATTACCCATTTCGGCAGTTACAGAATCCCCAAACAAGCAAGCCTGGAATTGCTTTCCTTGAGTAGCAAATTGCTGATATTGAACTTCAAGTTGCCATAAAGGTGTAGAACTTAAGTTATCTTTAGGTGGTATTTCAATAGGAGATAGATTTAACTTACTTGCTATTTTGAACACTGCTGGAACATTAATAACTAGTCTTTGACTAGGATATGCTTCAAGAAAGCTGATGATCCCCAAACCCTCTTGAGAATTCGCCCCGATGATCACAGCCGCGTCTAGTGCTTGTACCCCGGCTTGGTCACGACGGGCGATACCTTGGGAAACCGCAGATAGAATTTCTTTAGCTAGTTCTGTATTTAACAGCTTATCCAAAGCCCCAATATCAAGAGATGCTTTTACTTGTAGCGCCTGATGAAACTCAAATTGTTCTTCCCGACTGAAAAATTTGAGAAAAAATTGCAAATCAGAAGAAACTTCTTGCTTTTGTGCATACTTACGTAAATCAGCAACAGGTAGGGATTCTTCAAATACACCATAGCGAAAAATAATTTTCTCAGCCGCAAAACAGGGCATTGCAGTCGCCCTCAGTAATACCATGCAACTACATATACTCAGCACCAGATGACGTAAATATCTCATAAATCCTAATTGCTGGAGTTTAGACTAAGCAATGGAAAATGACCCAGCAGGGCTGAGTTAATCAGAGACTTAGCAAAAGTATGAAGAATCTTGGGTATTAAACAGCAACAGATGGTTCTTTAGGTGGTCGTGCTACTGTTTTTTTAACAATGGGACATCGGTTTTTACGGTGACGCTTCTTTCCTTGTTGCCAACCGGGAGACTTTCCGCGAGGTTTGGGTGCAGAGGTGGGAGTACCAATGGCCGCAAAAACTCCACCTATAGCTTGAGCAACTCTTCCAGGGGTCAATTTATCTAGAGACTTCTGCCAAGGTAAAGGATTGTCAGTAACGATATCGCGGGCTAACCACAATTCCCAAGTCATCAGAGGCATGAGGTCACTCCACCGTTCACTTTGCTTAGGAGTACCAAAGTTTGGTACAGTCCAATGTAGACGCTGCTTCAAAAAGCGATACCAGTGGTCAATGGTAAAGCGACGCAAGTAAAGACACCAAACTTCTTCTAAGGGTGGCATTTCTTCTCCTACCCAAGCCAACCACAAAGGTTTGGACACTCTCATGTTACCTTGCGCGTCCAGACGTTCAACTCTGATGATTAACATTGGACGTGTAGCAGCCTGACGGAAGTGTAAATCTTTCCACAAGCTCACACGCACACGTCCTAATTTTGGGTCATTTATTTCTAATACAGATGTTGCTTCATTCCATGTTGTGGGCTCATTCAGTTTAAATTTATCACCATGCTTTTTAGGTCGCCCCTTTCCCGAATAAGCTTTTGGTTCACCCCATAAACACAGATTTGAACGCAACCGAACGAGAATATCTGCTGGAATATTCGCAGTTTTTAAGATAAAAGGCGCACAACCATATTCACTATCCCAAACTGAAATCGGTCTGGTAGGCAAATATTTACACACCTGTTTGAGTTGCCAAATTGCTTTCCCAATAGGACTTTCGGCACTTGTGATCCGTTCATGTCTTAATGGTAATGCCCAACTTCCCTCATTTTCAGGTATCCAGGCAATTGTGCTATATCCTTGACCAATGGTAATCGGTTTATTTCCTGCTATGGATGTGCCACTATGCTCATAAGTTCGCTCTTGCAACCTGACGGCATCTGGGCGTGACCAGTTTGTGTGATCTCCTGCTAACAATGGTCGTCCCTCTGCGGGGATTTGTTTGATATATAGCTGCATCAATTTCTGTCGCTGTGGCCTACTATCTTGTAGTGCCTCATAGATACTTGGCCACTTCCTTCTAAATACTGGCGATAGGGACAATTCTGCTAGGCAATAAACATTTCTAGTTAGC
Protein-coding sequences here:
- a CDS encoding recombinase family protein gives rise to the protein MLIGYARISTDDQNLNLQMDALQLAGCEKIYSDRISGAKAARPGLSLALEVARTGDVLVVWRLDRLGRSLKDLIETMETLGQRGIGLSSLQESITTTNNSGRLIFHLFGALAEFERNLIRERTTAGLIAARKRGHRGGRPKALDPAKRQLAVKLYTEKQHTIIEICKLMGISKPTLYNYIAEIKT
- a CDS encoding ISLre2 family transposase; the protein is MEKNIYATLDLSKSLSDFSLEVIKSLELTNINEWNGQIFKQREEKIREVALILAGQCIAILLYNLSQSQLANQTAIIQTRNCEDGKTQRHGYRKWQILTVGNVLVTLKLPYMVRKKSKAKTKSKIYNQGCCPFLKWLGLSEGLTPAVWTTIAQYGAIASSFEASHTILISWGINISLKRIERLTYKFGQIGIDLRQAKISNLQQGKLLDGNILKDQRVVIAVDGGRSRIRINKKGRKNPKTNKHGFIGEWVEPKLVTIYVVDEQGKKVKTKDIPIINDGTYEDYKGFLPILEMHLISLGISQAKQVLLIADGAGWIWKHIPPLLKKLKSPNATYQLFDFYHVTERLHKFADVAFNDDKERNNWFKKARRTLKKSNAMTIIRQMDEFIFEATGERCKTMVVQRNYLLRAYRERRLNYAKILDQKLPIGSGAIESLIRQVVNLRIKGNSKFWLKENAEIILHLRCQWIAGSWDNFCGSIFNSFIKSQTA
- a CDS encoding DEAD/DEAH box helicase, with protein sequence MLPHPLQQARDYTVAVNKMLEKDSLLVQQEGKYQGKLIIPYGYGVVFTNISRKDFEQSELPAVFESHLVICKDEMYEKVDVGEFQQRLWDLSAYQFGKTLTPHQIDRIRWHIFPELRISAKQLSLFELDTEATEESPQLQIPDILKIMDLQQEQLARSLGDGHRVIHGVAGSGKTMILAYRCQHLAQVSNKPILVLCFNVSLAAKLRQTIQDKNKVSRIKVRHFHGWCMDLLKKYDIPRPDSREYQGDAYVEELVQRVITAVDAKLIPAGTYGAVMLDEGHDFKPEWLKLIAQMVNPETNSLLILYDDAQNLYGEKRDKKFSFKSVGIQAQGRTTIFKLNYRNTAQVLGVAYEFAKEVMQPTETQDDDQQILVEPASAGRQGPKPDLIRLPSFKHEVDYLAQRVQQLHERDIPWNEIAIIYRSNFMGDRIYNDLQQAQIPIEWVNADSDSRNYHPAEQSIKLMTMHSSKGLEFPVVLIPGVGYM
- a CDS encoding aspartyl protease encodes the protein MIAGRFGDNGELFFEIQLVAEEGEQFEVEALFDTGFTTGWLSINSQDLEALDWSIIIPKIEMRTAQGVEYFDLYEGRVIVDDKEFIIPVHVGEELPDTLMGSLWLDIMQLVVNKPKGILTGSNAIL
- a CDS encoding DUF3854 domain-containing protein — its product is MNDNTPNLYPNNLTPAEYHELAAKSAIHPALIDRNFVHIVGEVVFSYLFISNAIPRKNAGRVTDGFLKQYQHATEGGLWISGLDPLNNWQPMEWGRFKPSLPRIDSEKGKLVKYESPPKTPNRVTYFDIPDCIWDLVAQRYNNIKRYHSPLALRLQDRLNPRLFWEWVQRHPEIPIILCEGEKKAASLLSLGFVAIALPGIWNGRVGKKDFDERLHPDLMPLAQKGRKFIILFDHETKLKTRWSVFQATVRTGKTIEAVGCHCEVALLPGPEKGVDDFVVARGEKADELLSAIVDDAKSLKDYQRSYFQKHRGLSSRYKPHITVNVKYLTQALDVQDLGEESLNSQGGGGERLQRGSVNEQFPHSPQPQRGQGALTLPLPHSPTLPLPHSPTPPLPHSPTPSLPHSLTPSLPHHPTFQLPQSGLVALWSDMGTGKTELMRRWRDKNPDKKFLNNGHRVNLLKNLSNRLQTEIYSALQHGDLAKVQALSITIDSLHKLNTNALNYGCVFIDEACQYLTHLLHSKTCKEHRAAILEVLEYLVYNAPLVVIADAHMDDVTVDFFRAMRPSWEVPYIIKNNWKNGDRLVYWYEGDNSSALVAQISAALMMGQKIMVVSDSKRFIKKLEQSLSMSVRVEDSDEQEQGVGSWVLGVREEKTAAPTTPYTSDSSLGESVSPITGETRVHNFADHSSQPQREPLAPRPTHGTTPQTCNPRPLRVWAIHSENSGSEENVAFIKDITNAVKSLDALLTSPSLGTGVDIPEYHFDAVFGVFHGVSQTATECAQQLWRYRPKVPIHVWVAPRPPFGYLDTNATKIKERLLQTNEITAFLLRIDRETGSRGAEKDWALDAYCQIMASRHQSINNLRADLRDLLSEMGNQIIPMGADSDDLAQEQLKNAATALDAAYCAAVAKARDISPSEYRSKQSKDYLKPEEVFECEKFRIKDAYGMEVTESLVEKDKKGKLIRSIASLEAIISEPSGTIADPHTGKLYPLPPAIVAEKDRFERLHLPLCMDWGNYSVAWLARSTLGLPNILKRLIDGEEVTAHDPELVQMSKLAVRLTPHIKAILGFTVPADCKPIWLLGTMLDQLGLKLSDHKVGPKGKQVKHFLLSTAELDFAHAVIAHRASKRAQKEERARQADIDQQRYQAGMQARYGVAPPTVPVSTPPIMV